A section of the Phaseolus vulgaris cultivar G19833 chromosome 8, P. vulgaris v2.0, whole genome shotgun sequence genome encodes:
- the LOC137824263 gene encoding uncharacterized protein, producing the protein MNFIQLHNMYPSHFYPSSFCGAFAINFTNLWFNRRGISTEPFCDPPKCTSNLMANFGTTQRTPSTTTSPSSSTLDTYEPKGHHEKLYTDFKIYWPFNMPLTSEAAALRVIRNLENLGLYYTLFVWIILFVVLIPHLFAAIVQLILTEAGIHLAVTLACAVPLVLVHAVLWVSHHAFDDSCTEEVASLGAHSRCTCGAKGLENV; encoded by the exons ATGAATTTCATTCAATTGCACAACATGTACCCATCACACTTCTACCCTTCCAGTTTCTGTGGTGCATTTGCAATAAACTTCACTAATTTGTGGTTCAACAGAAGAGGTATCTCAACTGAGCCATTCTGTGATCCTCCAAAGTGCACTTCAAATCTTATGGCAAACTTTGGAACTACACAAAGAACACCCTCCACCACCACCTCACCTTCATCATCCACCTTGGACACTTATGAACCAAAAGGGCATCACGAGAAGTTGTACACTGATTTCAAAATTTACTGGCCCTTCAACATGCCCTTGACTTCAGAAGCTGCAGCACTTCGTGTCATCAGAAACTTGGAGAACCTTGGCTTATACTACACACTCTTTGTGTGGATCATTCTCTTCGTTGTCCTCATTCCTCACC TGTTTGCAGCAATAGTGCAGTTGATTTTGACTGAGGCTGGGATTCATCTTGCAGTGACTTTAGCTTGTGCTGTGCCTTTGGTTTTGGTGCATGCAGTTTTGTGGGTTAGTCACCATGCCTTTGATGATTCTTGTACCGAAGAAGTGGCTTCTCTTGGTGCTCATAGTAGATGTACATGTGGAGCTAAGGGTTTAGAGAATGTTTAA
- the LOC137823949 gene encoding cysteine protease ATG4-like isoform X3 — MVLKSLCERIVASKCTSKSSTETVDCTQVPAYLKAGSSDSKFPKVSLWSSIFTSGFSVAESFSESSASEKKAVHSRSSGWAAAVRKVVTSGSMRRFHERVLGSSRTDISSSDGDIWLLGVCHKISQQESSGGVDTSNGLASFEQDFSSKILVTYRKGFDAIGDSKYTSDVNWGCMLRSSQMLVAQALVFHKLGRSWRKTVDKPVDKEYLKILQLFGDSEASAFSIHNLLQAGKGYGLAVGSWVGPYAMCRTWEVLARIQREKNDLGEPPLPMAIYVVSGDEDGERGGAPVFCIEDAFKHCSEFSRGLAAWTPLLLLVPLVLGLDKVNPRYIPLLHSTFKFPQSLGIMGGKPGASTYIIGVQSEKAFYLDPHDVQSCYEAHTPGFN, encoded by the exons ATGGTATTGAAGAGTTTATGTGAAAGGATTGTTGCTTCGAAATGTACTTCTAAAAGCTCAACCGAGACTGTAGATTGTACTCAGGTGCCTGCTTATTTAAAAGCAGGGTCTAGTGACAGTAAGTTTCCCAAGGTTTCCTTATGGTCAAGCATCTTTACATCTGGTTTTTCAGTGGCTGAATCATTTAGTGAATCATCGGCTTCTGAAAAGAAAGCAGTTCATTCTCGAAGTAGTGGGTGGGCAGCTGCTGTGAGGAAAGTTGTAACCAGTGGTTCAATGAGGAGATTTCATGAGCGTGTACTAGGATCAAGCAGGACTGACATTTCAAGTTCTGACGGTGATATATGGCTTCTAGGTGTCTGTCATAAGATTTCACAGCAAGAATCATCTGGAGGTGTAGATACTAGTAATGGATTGGCATCGTTTGAGCAAGATTTTTCCTCAAAAATCCTAGTTACGTACCGGAAAG GCTTTGATGCTATTGGAGATTCAAAGTATACTAGTGATGTTAATTGGGGCTGTATGCTTCGAAGCAGTCAGATGCTTGTTGCTCAG GCATTAGTTTTTCATAAATTAGGTAGATCGTGGAGAAAAACTGTTGATAAG CCAGTGGataaagaatatttaaaaatcTTGCAACTTTTTGGTGATTCAGAGGCTTCTGCCTTTTCTATCCACAATCTTCTTCAAGCTGGTAAAGGTTATGGCCTTGCTGTTGGGTCATGGGTGGGACCATATGCCATGTGTCGCACATGGGAAGTTCTTGCCCGTATCCAGAGGGAGAAAAATGACCTTGGAGAACCACCACTTCCAATGGCTATTTATGTTGTTTCTGGAGATGAGGATGGGGAACGTGGTGGAGCACCGGTTTTCTGCATTGAAGATGCCTTCAAACACTGTTCTGAGTTTTCAAGGGGCCTAGCTGCTTGGACACCTCTACTTTTGTTGGTTCCTTTGGTTCTTGGACTTGATAAAGTCAATCCAAG GTATATTCCATTATTGCACTCGACTTTTAAATTTCCCCAAAGCCTCGGCATCATGGGTGGCAAACCAGGCGCATCAACATACATTATTGGTGTTCAGAGTGAAAAGGCATTCTACCTTGATCCACATGATGTTCAGTCG TGTTATGAGGCACATACCCCTGGATTCAATTGA
- the LOC137823949 gene encoding cysteine protease ATG4-like isoform X2 → MRRFHERVLGSSRTDISSSDGDIWLLGVCHKISQQESSGGVDTSNGLASFEQDFSSKILVTYRKGFDAIGDSKYTSDVNWGCMLRSSQMLVAQALVFHKLGRSWRKTVDKPVDKEYLKILQLFGDSEASAFSIHNLLQAGKGYGLAVGSWVGPYAMCRTWEVLARIQREKNDLGEPPLPMAIYVVSGDEDGERGGAPVFCIEDAFKHCSEFSRGLAAWTPLLLLVPLVLGLDKVNPRYIPLLHSTFKFPQSLGIMGGKPGASTYIIGVQSEKAFYLDPHDVQSVVNISGDTQELISTSSYHCNVMRHIPLDSIDPSLAIGFYCRDKDDFDDFCSQASKLAEESNGAPLFTVAQSRSFSKQVSSNDVSGDNTGFEEDIFLGTDHDNDTGANEDDWQLL, encoded by the exons ATGAGGAGATTTCATGAGCGTGTACTAGGATCAAGCAGGACTGACATTTCAAGTTCTGACGGTGATATATGGCTTCTAGGTGTCTGTCATAAGATTTCACAGCAAGAATCATCTGGAGGTGTAGATACTAGTAATGGATTGGCATCGTTTGAGCAAGATTTTTCCTCAAAAATCCTAGTTACGTACCGGAAAG GCTTTGATGCTATTGGAGATTCAAAGTATACTAGTGATGTTAATTGGGGCTGTATGCTTCGAAGCAGTCAGATGCTTGTTGCTCAG GCATTAGTTTTTCATAAATTAGGTAGATCGTGGAGAAAAACTGTTGATAAG CCAGTGGataaagaatatttaaaaatcTTGCAACTTTTTGGTGATTCAGAGGCTTCTGCCTTTTCTATCCACAATCTTCTTCAAGCTGGTAAAGGTTATGGCCTTGCTGTTGGGTCATGGGTGGGACCATATGCCATGTGTCGCACATGGGAAGTTCTTGCCCGTATCCAGAGGGAGAAAAATGACCTTGGAGAACCACCACTTCCAATGGCTATTTATGTTGTTTCTGGAGATGAGGATGGGGAACGTGGTGGAGCACCGGTTTTCTGCATTGAAGATGCCTTCAAACACTGTTCTGAGTTTTCAAGGGGCCTAGCTGCTTGGACACCTCTACTTTTGTTGGTTCCTTTGGTTCTTGGACTTGATAAAGTCAATCCAAG GTATATTCCATTATTGCACTCGACTTTTAAATTTCCCCAAAGCCTCGGCATCATGGGTGGCAAACCAGGCGCATCAACATACATTATTGGTGTTCAGAGTGAAAAGGCATTCTACCTTGATCCACATGATGTTCAGTCG GTAGTTAATATCAGTGGGGATACTCAGGAGCTTATTAGTACTTCATCGTACCATTGCAA TGTTATGAGGCACATACCCCTGGATTCAATTGATCCATCCTTGGCTATTGGATTTTACTGCCGAGACAAAG ATGATTTTGATGATTTCTGCTCCCAAGCTTCCAAACTTGCAGAAGAATCAAATGGTGCACCATTATTCACTGTAGCTCAGTCTCGGAGTTTCTCAAAGCAAGTCTCTAGTAATGATGTGTCAGGTGACAACACTGGATTCGAAGAGGACATTTTCCTTGGCACCGACCACGATAACGATACAGGAGCCAATGAGGATGATTGGCAACTCTTATAA
- the LOC137823949 gene encoding cysteine protease ATG4-like isoform X1 — translation MVLKSLCERIVASKCTSKSSTETVDCTQVPAYLKAGSSDSKFPKVSLWSSIFTSGFSVAESFSESSASEKKAVHSRSSGWAAAVRKVVTSGSMRRFHERVLGSSRTDISSSDGDIWLLGVCHKISQQESSGGVDTSNGLASFEQDFSSKILVTYRKGFDAIGDSKYTSDVNWGCMLRSSQMLVAQALVFHKLGRSWRKTVDKPVDKEYLKILQLFGDSEASAFSIHNLLQAGKGYGLAVGSWVGPYAMCRTWEVLARIQREKNDLGEPPLPMAIYVVSGDEDGERGGAPVFCIEDAFKHCSEFSRGLAAWTPLLLLVPLVLGLDKVNPRYIPLLHSTFKFPQSLGIMGGKPGASTYIIGVQSEKAFYLDPHDVQSVVNISGDTQELISTSSYHCNVMRHIPLDSIDPSLAIGFYCRDKDDFDDFCSQASKLAEESNGAPLFTVAQSRSFSKQVSSNDVSGDNTGFEEDIFLGTDHDNDTGANEDDWQLL, via the exons ATGGTATTGAAGAGTTTATGTGAAAGGATTGTTGCTTCGAAATGTACTTCTAAAAGCTCAACCGAGACTGTAGATTGTACTCAGGTGCCTGCTTATTTAAAAGCAGGGTCTAGTGACAGTAAGTTTCCCAAGGTTTCCTTATGGTCAAGCATCTTTACATCTGGTTTTTCAGTGGCTGAATCATTTAGTGAATCATCGGCTTCTGAAAAGAAAGCAGTTCATTCTCGAAGTAGTGGGTGGGCAGCTGCTGTGAGGAAAGTTGTAACCAGTGGTTCAATGAGGAGATTTCATGAGCGTGTACTAGGATCAAGCAGGACTGACATTTCAAGTTCTGACGGTGATATATGGCTTCTAGGTGTCTGTCATAAGATTTCACAGCAAGAATCATCTGGAGGTGTAGATACTAGTAATGGATTGGCATCGTTTGAGCAAGATTTTTCCTCAAAAATCCTAGTTACGTACCGGAAAG GCTTTGATGCTATTGGAGATTCAAAGTATACTAGTGATGTTAATTGGGGCTGTATGCTTCGAAGCAGTCAGATGCTTGTTGCTCAG GCATTAGTTTTTCATAAATTAGGTAGATCGTGGAGAAAAACTGTTGATAAG CCAGTGGataaagaatatttaaaaatcTTGCAACTTTTTGGTGATTCAGAGGCTTCTGCCTTTTCTATCCACAATCTTCTTCAAGCTGGTAAAGGTTATGGCCTTGCTGTTGGGTCATGGGTGGGACCATATGCCATGTGTCGCACATGGGAAGTTCTTGCCCGTATCCAGAGGGAGAAAAATGACCTTGGAGAACCACCACTTCCAATGGCTATTTATGTTGTTTCTGGAGATGAGGATGGGGAACGTGGTGGAGCACCGGTTTTCTGCATTGAAGATGCCTTCAAACACTGTTCTGAGTTTTCAAGGGGCCTAGCTGCTTGGACACCTCTACTTTTGTTGGTTCCTTTGGTTCTTGGACTTGATAAAGTCAATCCAAG GTATATTCCATTATTGCACTCGACTTTTAAATTTCCCCAAAGCCTCGGCATCATGGGTGGCAAACCAGGCGCATCAACATACATTATTGGTGTTCAGAGTGAAAAGGCATTCTACCTTGATCCACATGATGTTCAGTCG GTAGTTAATATCAGTGGGGATACTCAGGAGCTTATTAGTACTTCATCGTACCATTGCAA TGTTATGAGGCACATACCCCTGGATTCAATTGATCCATCCTTGGCTATTGGATTTTACTGCCGAGACAAAG ATGATTTTGATGATTTCTGCTCCCAAGCTTCCAAACTTGCAGAAGAATCAAATGGTGCACCATTATTCACTGTAGCTCAGTCTCGGAGTTTCTCAAAGCAAGTCTCTAGTAATGATGTGTCAGGTGACAACACTGGATTCGAAGAGGACATTTTCCTTGGCACCGACCACGATAACGATACAGGAGCCAATGAGGATGATTGGCAACTCTTATAA
- the LOC137824264 gene encoding uncharacterized protein: MTAPAQSSIKNMSRAKGQSSGWTAFALKQRKNNNLESGDGKDHFPAIGTSAPIVKKNHVPAKPFSSVLLPTKNFPPLKDGLNSEKAVSGSDSDVKNCAAIAQEDVNLAIKKLREQNLWAEHSLIDDILAAVNNNVDKASALLETMASAVNFEHYKVSCDPRSTTTDDTPCKNKTNESLTLEKVKDGIPFHNHQDNDKDLEDRNASSVQNLLNSVPVEPEWEDDDIYVSNRKDALRTMRSASRHSRAASFAFLRGDHLSAQHHSVKARGEWHTAEGLNSDAARKILSIRNNENDIWRLDLHGLHATEAIQALQEHLYKIEIQGFSKSSATSNGLKQNGLGQSTIINTEKLDIQAPLRLRSLALHVITGVGNHSRGQASLPAAVRSFLNENRYRFEEMRPGVITVWPKFRQN, from the exons ATGACTGCTCCAGCCCAATCTTCCATTAAGAATATGTCACGGGCTAAGGGTCAATCCTCTGGTTGGACAGCTTTTGCTCTCAAGCAGAGAAAGAACAACAATCTTGAATCTGGAGATGGCAAAGATCATTTCCCAGCTATAGGCACTTCTGCTCCTATAGTCAAGAAGAATCATGTTCCAGCAAAGCCTTTCTCTTCAGTACTTCTTCCGACTAAAAATTTCCCCCCCTTGAAAGATGGTTTGAATAGCGAAAAGGCAGTGTCAGGTTCTGATTCAGATGTAAAAAATTGTGCGGCTATTGCTCAGGAAGATGTTAATTTAGCTATCAAAAAGCTTAGAGAGCAGAATCTTTGGGCTGAACATAGTTTGATAGATGATATCCTGGCTGCTGTTAATAACAATGTTGATAAGGCCTCAGCTTTATTGGAAACAATGGCATCTGCAGTGAATTTTGAACACTACAAAGTATCATGCGATCCTAGATCGACTACTACAGATGATACCCCTTGTAAGAATAAAACGAATGAAAGTCTTACTTTGGAAAAGGTCAAGGATGGTATTCCCTTTCATAATCACCAAGACAATGATAAAGACTTGGAGGATAGAAATGCTTCCTCAGTTCAAAACCTCTTGAATTCTGTTCCTGTAGAGCCTGAATGGGAGGATGATGATATTTACGTTAGCAATCGAAAGGATGCATTAAGGACAATGAG GTCAGCATCACGACATTCTAGAGCAGCCTCTTTTGCTTTTCTAAGAGGTGATCATTTGTCTGCTCAACATCATTCAGTGAAAGCTCGAGGGGAATGGCATACTGCTGAGGGACTTAATTCTGATGCAGCCAGAAAAATTTTAAGTATCAGGAATAATGAAAATGATATCTGGAGACTTGATTTGCATGGTCTTCATGCAACTGAAGCTATTCAAGCATTGCAAGAACATCTCTACAAAATTGAAATCCAAGGCTTCTCAAAGAGTTCAGCCACTTCAAATGGATTGAAACAAAATGGGCTTGGACAATCTACTATTATCAACACTGAAAAATTGGATATACAAGCACCATTACGGCTTAGATCATTAGCATTACATGTCATAACAG GTGTTGGTAATCACAGCCGAGGACAGGCCTCCCTTCCTGCAGCTGTCAGAAGCTTCCTCAATGAAAACAG GTACCGTTTTGAGGAGATGAGACCAGGAGTCATTACAGTGTGGCCTAAGTTTCGTCAAAATTGA